The following proteins are co-located in the Tautonia marina genome:
- a CDS encoding carboxypeptidase regulatory-like domain-containing protein — MMTPAVLALCLTFGLGLDDEPNPPSSPPTSSGIISGRVTYTGPLPPAVLNPEAATRRSPVEVDPETKGLFEAAVWIEGASIDDRPCPLDPDEPAEAEPLFVDQVNFEFLPHVLTVEAGRPVVFLNNDVANHGVTASGSTVANRFNVTTPPGGQYVHRFQSARQPVPIGCPVHVAMSAWVFVFDHPFHTVTDDQGKFRLAHLPPGRHTLFVHHPDGGFRKRIEVEVRDGETTELTIPFVAEDLRPPSRRP, encoded by the coding sequence ATGATGACTCCAGCCGTGCTTGCCCTGTGCCTCACCTTCGGACTCGGCCTCGACGACGAGCCGAATCCACCGTCCTCCCCCCCGACGAGCAGCGGGATCATCTCCGGTCGCGTCACCTACACCGGCCCCTTGCCCCCCGCGGTCCTCAACCCCGAGGCCGCCACGCGACGCTCGCCGGTCGAGGTCGATCCCGAGACGAAGGGCTTATTCGAGGCCGCCGTCTGGATCGAAGGCGCCTCGATCGACGACCGACCCTGCCCCCTCGATCCCGACGAACCCGCCGAGGCCGAGCCGCTCTTCGTCGATCAGGTCAACTTCGAGTTCCTTCCTCATGTCCTCACGGTCGAGGCCGGCCGTCCAGTCGTCTTCCTCAACAACGACGTGGCGAATCACGGCGTCACCGCGTCGGGCTCGACCGTCGCAAACCGCTTCAACGTCACCACGCCTCCCGGCGGTCAATACGTCCATCGCTTCCAATCAGCCCGGCAGCCGGTGCCGATCGGGTGCCCGGTCCACGTGGCCATGTCGGCCTGGGTCTTCGTCTTCGACCACCCGTTTCACACCGTGACCGACGACCAAGGGAAGTTCCGCCTCGCCCATCTTCCCCCCGGACGTCACACCCTGTTCGTCCATCACCCCGACGGCGGCTTCCGCAAGCGCATCGAGGTCGAGGTTCGCGACGGCGAGACGACCGAGCTGACGATTCCCTTCGTGGCCGAGGACCTTCGCCCCCCCTCGCGCCGACCGTGA
- a CDS encoding penicillin acylase family protein has protein sequence MRGIEGLVVLIVGLGGPSGSVAVGKQVEVLRDPWGVPHVFAETDEGAMFGLGAATATDRAFQMHLTRRIMQGRLAETIGDQPLDGRRESTLDLDRKNRTFGWTRAADRVVAALDEDTRGLLEAYCAGVNAAWSEQANRLELDPLFERYGTRPDAWTPADCLLAWWHLGQFFATDGTRDLIAWRNRNRDRGRFDPALIAPDDSAAVIQAEEIDSAWLDRVRTFLRDQGYELTDEDAKTLPGVPEGPSFSHVWAVGGDRSTTGSTVLVSMPQTVVANPPLFYECHIAGATFNARGIGVPGSPAFLIGFSDRVAWGLTALGADQADLFRLKTDPNHPDAYEVDGHWRSMEVREETIAVKGGDSVSMTVRETHLGPVVTAFAFANPDEGEVALRRVPLCDPDRETIQAAFAMIRADDASAFDDSLKNWRFPSANIVFGDRDGTLGFRTIGAFPVRSPEAERGGSWALDGSTARTEWRGFVPHDLAPHVIAPAAAVVFSANHRPIDSVYPISLGISTGSLGDTIRSWRLRELVSRDGPFTPEQVRAIADDPVNPARRSLVRLGLHLRDRVGEDLAPEAVRALDLLEPWLDRGARSVWDDPGTPVALELSTFFRIMATPLAGEYGGGESGLSRWLREAIARIEADPEAPLRAEERAFVENALVTAWESATARYGDDPTAWTEGLRSALMARPIPSHRGLDPLPPIAPDQDETIPPLLCPDGGTIRSDVQRAYVQFVRLDDPDASESLLPLGNAENSSKVTRALWTEGQLHPAPLSREAVERLAVDRAVLRWPIEEAGW, from the coding sequence ATGCGGGGGATCGAGGGCCTGGTCGTCCTGATCGTCGGCCTCGGGGGGCCGAGCGGGTCGGTGGCGGTCGGGAAGCAGGTGGAGGTGCTCCGCGATCCGTGGGGCGTGCCTCATGTCTTCGCCGAGACAGACGAAGGGGCGATGTTCGGGCTTGGTGCGGCGACGGCCACCGATCGAGCCTTTCAGATGCACCTGACCCGTCGGATCATGCAGGGCCGTCTGGCGGAGACGATCGGCGATCAGCCACTTGACGGCCGACGCGAATCAACGCTCGACCTTGACCGCAAGAACCGGACGTTCGGCTGGACACGAGCGGCGGATCGGGTCGTGGCGGCACTTGATGAGGACACGAGGGGCTTGCTGGAGGCCTATTGTGCCGGGGTCAACGCGGCCTGGTCGGAGCAGGCCAACCGGCTCGAACTCGATCCGCTCTTTGAACGCTACGGGACGAGGCCCGATGCCTGGACCCCCGCCGACTGCCTGCTCGCCTGGTGGCATCTCGGACAGTTCTTCGCCACCGACGGCACGCGAGACCTGATTGCCTGGCGGAACCGCAACCGCGATCGAGGGCGGTTCGATCCGGCTTTGATTGCTCCCGACGACTCGGCCGCGGTGATTCAAGCCGAGGAGATTGATTCGGCCTGGCTCGATCGGGTCCGCACGTTTCTTCGAGATCAAGGGTATGAACTGACGGATGAGGACGCCAAGACTCTGCCCGGTGTGCCGGAGGGGCCAAGCTTCAGCCATGTCTGGGCCGTCGGGGGAGATCGATCGACGACCGGATCGACGGTCCTCGTCAGCATGCCGCAGACGGTGGTGGCGAATCCTCCACTGTTCTATGAATGTCACATTGCTGGCGCAACGTTCAACGCGAGGGGGATTGGCGTTCCCGGTAGCCCGGCCTTTCTGATCGGCTTCAGCGATCGGGTGGCCTGGGGCTTGACCGCGCTGGGGGCCGATCAGGCGGATCTGTTCCGCCTCAAGACCGATCCCAACCATCCCGATGCCTACGAGGTCGATGGCCATTGGCGGTCGATGGAGGTCCGCGAGGAGACGATCGCTGTCAAGGGGGGGGACTCGGTCTCAATGACCGTCCGCGAGACGCACCTCGGCCCGGTCGTGACGGCGTTCGCGTTTGCGAACCCGGACGAGGGTGAGGTTGCCCTGCGCCGAGTCCCGCTTTGCGACCCGGATCGCGAGACGATTCAGGCGGCCTTCGCCATGATTCGGGCGGACGACGCGTCGGCGTTTGATGACTCTCTGAAGAACTGGCGCTTTCCTTCGGCGAACATCGTGTTCGGGGATCGAGACGGCACCCTCGGCTTCCGGACGATCGGCGCCTTTCCTGTGCGATCGCCCGAGGCAGAACGGGGAGGCTCATGGGCCCTGGACGGCTCGACGGCTCGAACCGAGTGGCGGGGCTTCGTGCCGCATGACCTGGCCCCGCATGTGATCGCCCCGGCCGCAGCCGTCGTCTTCAGCGCGAATCACCGACCGATCGACAGCGTGTATCCGATTTCGCTCGGCATTTCGACCGGATCGCTCGGTGATACGATCCGATCGTGGCGGCTTCGGGAACTTGTGTCGCGGGACGGGCCGTTCACCCCCGAGCAGGTGCGGGCGATTGCCGACGATCCGGTCAATCCGGCCCGACGATCGCTGGTGAGGCTGGGGCTTCACTTGCGGGATCGAGTCGGTGAAGACCTGGCTCCCGAGGCCGTTCGGGCGCTCGACCTGCTAGAGCCTTGGCTCGATCGAGGGGCGCGGTCGGTGTGGGACGACCCTGGGACGCCGGTGGCGCTGGAGCTATCAACCTTCTTCCGGATCATGGCGACTCCACTCGCCGGCGAGTACGGCGGGGGCGAGTCGGGTCTGTCGCGATGGCTTCGCGAGGCGATCGCGCGGATCGAGGCCGATCCGGAGGCTCCTCTGCGAGCGGAGGAGCGGGCGTTCGTTGAGAACGCGCTGGTCACCGCCTGGGAATCGGCAACGGCGCGCTATGGTGACGATCCGACGGCCTGGACGGAGGGGTTGCGGAGTGCATTGATGGCGAGGCCGATTCCGAGTCACCGAGGGCTCGATCCGCTTCCGCCCATCGCTCCCGACCAGGACGAGACGATCCCCCCCCTGCTCTGTCCCGATGGAGGGACGATTCGGTCGGACGTGCAGCGGGCGTACGTTCAGTTCGTTCGTCTGGATGATCCGGATGCGTCGGAGTCGTTGCTGCCCCTCGGGAATGCGGAGAATTCTTCGAAGGTCACCCGAGCGCTCTGGACCGAGGGACAACTTCACCCGGCCCCCCTGTCTCGGGAGGCCGTTGAGCGTCTTGCGGTGGATCGGGCTGTGTTGCGATGGCCGATCGAGGAGGCCGGATGGTGA
- a CDS encoding cupin domain-containing protein produces MPMHIPAPTRVEAAGNQPKLIDEYVGRVNSGTDGVSIAHMRSPSGWVEPGQVPEFDEYTIVLRGMIRVDHHDGTLDVHAGQAVYTRKGEWIRYSTPGEEGAEYIAVCLPAFSPETVHRDPE; encoded by the coding sequence ATGCCAATGCACATTCCCGCGCCAACGCGCGTCGAAGCCGCCGGAAATCAGCCAAAGCTCATTGATGAATACGTCGGTCGCGTCAACAGCGGGACCGACGGGGTGAGCATCGCGCACATGAGAAGCCCGAGCGGATGGGTCGAGCCGGGCCAGGTACCGGAGTTCGACGAGTATACGATCGTGCTGCGCGGGATGATCCGGGTCGATCATCACGACGGGACGCTCGACGTGCATGCCGGGCAGGCGGTTTACACGCGCAAGGGAGAGTGGATTCGCTACAGCACGCCGGGCGAGGAGGGAGCGGAATACATCGCCGTCTGTTTGCCCGCCTTTTCGCCCGAAACGGTCCACCGCGACCCGGAGTAA
- a CDS encoding TspO/MBR family protein has product MNTPDAPVQPPRSDSTLRAVLSLTGFLVVCFAAAGLGGAFTSQGLGPWYDSLNKPRWTPPAFLFGPVWTALYAGMAVAAWLVWRRVGWSGGRVALGLFAVQLALNVAWSGLFFGMRRPDLAAIEIVILWVAILATLIVFLRISRPAGVLMLPYLLWVTFASALNLAIWQLNTS; this is encoded by the coding sequence ATGAACACCCCTGACGCTCCCGTCCAGCCACCACGATCCGATTCCACGCTCCGGGCCGTTCTCAGTCTGACCGGATTCTTGGTCGTCTGCTTCGCGGCCGCGGGGCTCGGCGGGGCATTCACCAGTCAAGGACTCGGCCCCTGGTACGACTCCCTGAACAAACCCCGCTGGACCCCTCCCGCGTTCCTCTTCGGCCCCGTCTGGACCGCGCTTTACGCAGGCATGGCGGTTGCCGCCTGGCTCGTTTGGCGACGGGTCGGATGGTCCGGTGGTCGCGTCGCGCTGGGACTGTTCGCGGTCCAACTGGCACTCAACGTCGCCTGGTCGGGCCTGTTCTTCGGCATGCGACGCCCCGATCTGGCCGCCATCGAGATCGTCATCCTCTGGGTGGCCATCCTTGCCACCCTGATCGTCTTCCTCCGCATCAGTCGACCGGCGGGGGTGTTGATGCTCCCGTACCTGCTCTGGGTCACCTTTGCCTCGGCCCTGAACCTGGCGATCTGGCAACTGAACACGTCGTGA
- a CDS encoding phosphatase PAP2 family protein codes for MRELIRRAWQLGEGIDRLVFLSILVVVGGGWLFLSLADEVVEGESDRFDQAVVRMFRTADDPADAIGGPEIEELIRDLTALGGVAVITLVTVSAVAFLVMDQKGHAAVLVLVATVGGQLISSGLKAYYDRPRPEVVPHLMHAASASFPSGHSLLAAVTYLTIGAVMTQMVSRRRLKVFIIGVALLITMLVGVSRVYLGVHYPTDVLAGWTLGLIWATLCSLAAQWLQRRGMVEPTIDV; via the coding sequence GTGCGAGAACTGATCCGTCGAGCCTGGCAGTTGGGAGAGGGGATCGACCGATTGGTCTTCCTGTCAATTCTGGTGGTGGTGGGGGGAGGCTGGTTGTTTCTCTCTCTGGCTGATGAGGTGGTCGAGGGAGAATCGGACCGGTTTGACCAGGCCGTTGTGCGGATGTTTCGGACTGCGGACGATCCGGCAGATGCGATCGGAGGGCCGGAGATCGAGGAACTGATCCGAGACCTGACGGCGCTGGGCGGGGTGGCGGTGATTACCCTGGTGACGGTCTCGGCCGTGGCGTTCCTGGTGATGGACCAGAAGGGGCACGCGGCGGTTCTGGTGCTGGTGGCAACCGTGGGTGGGCAGTTGATCAGTAGCGGATTGAAGGCGTATTACGATCGGCCTCGGCCGGAGGTCGTGCCGCATCTGATGCACGCGGCTTCGGCGAGCTTTCCCAGTGGGCATTCGCTTCTGGCAGCCGTGACCTATCTGACGATCGGGGCCGTGATGACGCAGATGGTGAGCCGGCGGCGGTTGAAGGTGTTTATCATTGGCGTGGCGTTGCTCATCACGATGCTGGTCGGCGTGAGCCGGGTCTACCTGGGGGTCCACTACCCGACCGATGTGCTGGCGGGCTGGACGCTCGGCTTGATCTGGGCAACGCTTTGCTCGCTGGCCGCCCAGTGGCTGCAACGGCGCGGAATGGTCGAACCGACGATTGATGTTTGA
- a CDS encoding class I SAM-dependent methyltransferase has translation MTGIDTASHHALGSSSESSRSTMSLATRLRLTLKYWLWPGINWVSRDKAAVVSMLQRGTPEAPVRTLDCGCGNAYFAHEAVKRGATCLGITIHDWERQSCEEMASFLGEAGASMEFRVQRLDDLANDPDAQGSFDQVLLFDVIEHIRDDRAAMRQIRTLLNEDGLVYITTPDRDYQANADHLRVTRTEDGWHVRNGYTLEQLERLMEDCGLEPVDHLRFGTLGTTIVTRIQHKVFRSAILPMTVLTFPLLKLIAWLGSPWNDRHTVFVLARKRSDQELAARV, from the coding sequence ATGACCGGCATCGATACCGCATCTCACCACGCTCTGGGCTCGTCCTCTGAATCGAGCCGCAGCACCATGAGCCTGGCGACCCGGTTGCGGCTGACGTTGAAATACTGGCTCTGGCCCGGCATCAACTGGGTGAGTCGGGACAAGGCGGCGGTGGTCTCGATGCTTCAGCGAGGCACCCCGGAGGCCCCGGTACGAACGCTCGATTGTGGGTGTGGCAATGCCTACTTTGCCCACGAAGCCGTGAAACGCGGGGCGACCTGCCTGGGGATCACGATTCACGATTGGGAACGCCAGTCGTGCGAGGAGATGGCCTCGTTCCTGGGTGAGGCGGGGGCGTCGATGGAGTTCCGCGTGCAGCGGCTCGACGACCTGGCCAACGACCCGGACGCGCAGGGATCGTTCGATCAGGTCTTGCTGTTCGATGTGATTGAGCATATTCGGGACGATCGCGCCGCCATGCGGCAGATTCGAACCCTGCTCAACGAGGACGGGCTGGTCTACATCACGACTCCCGACCGCGACTACCAGGCCAATGCCGACCACCTGCGCGTCACTCGTACCGAGGATGGCTGGCACGTGCGCAATGGCTACACCCTGGAGCAACTGGAACGTCTGATGGAGGATTGCGGCCTAGAGCCGGTCGATCACTTGCGGTTCGGCACTCTGGGAACGACCATCGTGACCCGGATCCAGCACAAGGTCTTCCGCTCGGCCATCCTGCCGATGACGGTCCTGACCTTCCCGCTCTTGAAGCTGATTGCCTGGCTTGGCTCTCCCTGGAACGATCGGCACACGGTCTTCGTCCTCGCCCGCAAGCGAAGCGACCAGGAGCTGGCCGCGCGCGTCTGA
- a CDS encoding PHP domain-containing protein: MTLALRLLACFSIVILLGLPTASTSTALAADDDAPAVLADPPVRWWKGNLHTHSLWSDGNDFPEMIVDWYVRNGYNFLALSDHNTLSQGARWMDRAEVDRRSGNRGFDRYVERFGRSWVETRTVDGVEQVRLKPLTEFRALSEQAGRFVLIQGEEITDRFERKPIHMNASNLLEYIPPQGGDSVVEVMDNNLKAAEEQARRLGIRILTHLNHPNFGYAITAEELAKAVRERFVEVYNGHPGVHHGGDDTHASVERLWDIANTLRIAVLKAPPLAGLATDDSHNYFGVEGSSPGRGWVMVRARHLTPESIIDAIESGDFYASSGVTLDDVQYDAESGVLEVKIAPEPNASYTIEFIGTRDDIDPTAEPVLDNNGNPLDVTGRYSNELGAVLATVEGTDARYELKGDELYVRAVITSSLPPENPSFEGQHAQAWTQPVGWEKWINQAQPAASDD; this comes from the coding sequence ATGACCCTTGCGCTTCGACTCCTCGCCTGCTTCTCGATCGTGATCCTGCTCGGCCTGCCGACGGCATCGACCTCGACCGCCCTCGCTGCCGATGACGATGCGCCGGCCGTTCTGGCCGATCCTCCCGTCCGCTGGTGGAAAGGGAATCTGCACACGCACTCCCTCTGGAGCGACGGCAACGACTTTCCCGAGATGATCGTCGATTGGTACGTCCGCAACGGCTACAACTTCCTCGCCCTCTCGGATCACAACACCCTCAGCCAGGGGGCCCGCTGGATGGACCGCGCCGAGGTCGATCGTCGATCCGGCAATCGTGGGTTCGATCGCTATGTCGAGCGCTTCGGCCGCAGTTGGGTCGAGACCCGCACGGTCGACGGGGTCGAGCAGGTTCGGCTCAAGCCCTTGACCGAATTCCGCGCCCTGTCCGAGCAAGCCGGCCGCTTCGTCTTGATCCAGGGGGAGGAAATCACCGATCGCTTCGAGCGGAAACCAATCCACATGAACGCCAGCAACCTGCTGGAATACATCCCCCCGCAGGGAGGGGACTCGGTCGTTGAGGTCATGGACAACAACCTCAAGGCCGCCGAGGAGCAGGCCAGACGACTCGGCATCCGCATCCTCACCCACCTGAACCACCCGAACTTCGGCTACGCCATCACCGCCGAGGAACTGGCAAAAGCAGTCCGTGAGCGTTTCGTCGAGGTCTACAACGGCCACCCCGGTGTCCACCATGGAGGAGACGACACCCACGCCTCGGTCGAACGCCTCTGGGACATCGCCAACACTCTTCGCATTGCCGTACTCAAGGCTCCTCCGCTGGCGGGCCTGGCCACCGACGACTCGCACAACTACTTCGGTGTCGAAGGCTCCTCCCCCGGCCGGGGCTGGGTCATGGTCCGCGCCCGGCACCTGACCCCTGAATCGATCATCGACGCCATCGAGTCGGGCGACTTCTACGCCTCCAGCGGTGTGACGCTCGACGACGTTCAGTACGACGCAGAGTCCGGCGTCCTTGAGGTGAAGATCGCTCCCGAGCCGAACGCCTCCTACACGATTGAATTCATCGGCACGCGAGACGACATCGACCCGACCGCCGAGCCGGTCCTCGACAACAACGGCAACCCGCTCGACGTGACCGGCCGCTACTCCAACGAACTCGGCGCCGTCCTGGCCACGGTCGAGGGGACCGACGCCCGCTACGAGCTGAAGGGGGACGAGCTTTACGTCCGGGCCGTCATCACCTCGAGCCTCCCGCCCGAGAACCCTTCGTTCGAAGGCCAGCACGCCCAGGCCTGGACCCAGCCGGTCGGCTGGGAGAAGTGGATCAATCAGGCCCAGCCCGCTGCGTCCGACGACTGA